One window from the genome of Bdellovibrio sp. NC01 encodes:
- a CDS encoding DUF1993 family protein — MLYEITVPYFIKMLHNLEHILEKGARYAETKKFDMDVLLHSRLAPDQFPLTRQIQIACDTAKLAAFRLTEKPAPTHADTEKTYAEFQERIKSTIQYLESLSAADFKGSETKQITTPRWEGQWVTGAEFVSHHALPNFYFHVTTAYSILRHNGVDVGKKDYLGAMPFKK; from the coding sequence ATGCTTTATGAAATCACAGTTCCTTATTTTATCAAAATGCTTCACAACCTCGAACACATTCTGGAAAAGGGCGCACGCTATGCCGAAACTAAAAAGTTCGACATGGATGTTCTGCTACATTCTCGTTTGGCTCCAGATCAATTCCCTTTGACTCGCCAAATTCAAATTGCTTGTGATACAGCGAAACTTGCAGCTTTCCGTTTGACTGAAAAACCTGCTCCGACACACGCTGATACTGAAAAAACTTATGCTGAGTTCCAAGAGCGAATCAAAAGCACGATTCAATATTTGGAATCATTGTCAGCGGCTGATTTCAAAGGCTCTGAAACAAAACAAATCACGACTCCACGTTGGGAAGGTCAATGGGTGACGGGTGCTGAATTCGTGTCTCACCACGCATTGCCGAACTTTTATTTCCACGTAACGACGGCGTACTCAATCCTTCGCCATAACGGTGTTGATGTGGGTAAAAAAGATTATTTGGGCGCGATGCCTTTTAAAAAATAG
- a CDS encoding TetR/AcrR family transcriptional regulator: MKNLQFDLKKAFFNKRLGIAEHRQFLILEMALELIQKKGFEQLQFGELAKKCKISRSLVHHYFKDKLELANSLLDLSTLHLQNYVQTSLAKEKDSRLHFQIYCKATLDWAAEHPIEATGLLLFIYLSSHNLEMRRRNDQLSALGRQKIKLLLTQAGFTARIDSNAHIIQTVLTGCYLILLSENHSIKESLQLRSDCLKTCLAVAVSK, translated from the coding sequence ATGAAGAATTTGCAGTTTGATTTAAAGAAAGCCTTTTTTAATAAGCGTTTAGGCATCGCCGAACATCGCCAGTTTCTTATTTTGGAAATGGCGTTAGAGCTGATTCAAAAAAAAGGATTTGAACAGTTGCAGTTTGGAGAACTCGCAAAAAAATGCAAAATTTCACGCTCTCTTGTACATCACTATTTCAAAGACAAACTGGAATTAGCAAACAGTCTTTTAGATTTAAGTACGCTGCATTTACAGAATTACGTACAAACATCTCTCGCAAAAGAGAAAGACAGTAGACTGCATTTTCAAATTTATTGTAAAGCCACTTTGGATTGGGCGGCAGAACATCCTATCGAGGCAACAGGACTTCTGTTATTTATTTATCTTTCATCTCACAATTTGGAAATGCGTCGACGCAACGATCAGCTAAGCGCCCTAGGAAGACAGAAAATCAAACTTCTTTTAACCCAAGCGGGATTTACGGCCCGGATTGATTCGAACGCGCACATTATTCAAACTGTTTTGACTGGATGTTATTTAATTTTGCTGTCTGAAAATCACAGCATCAAAGAGTCGCTGCAGCTGCGCTCGGATTGTTTAAAAACCTGCCTTGCTGTCGCTGTCTCAAAATAA
- a CDS encoding MHYT domain-containing protein: MKMSHAYNQELVALSILIATIGAYVALNIVLRIKESLEKSNRLWLLAGAIAMGLGIWSMHFVGMLAMIMPGIIIGYDLGLSILSLGVAIAASLLAFYLISRLKVSLIGLIFGGLSMAVAISGMHYIGMASMSMPAQIEWNWNLVALSVFIAAFASFAALGVSLLFRTTKRINLLHIFSSLLMGVAVSGMHYVGMAAANFVHDGEHIPNPQGVVLGTQTVAYVVIGTTLAILLVALIASVFGRVLIRRSKEASAAINSRDILLKEAQEIAHLGSWERIISSPTVSMSEEMYNIYGIDKTATVTSDDLLSRASSSDREKIQATIKRAIENKTPFSFEHIIRLSDGTSKYLQTRGQITIDESDQVTKIYGTTQDITDLKNIEKELLQTQAELESRVQERTADLEQALLREKKAKEVAEEATKAKMTFLANMSHEIRTPMNAILGFAELLSSEKLTDEQQEFLGRIQANGTLLLRIIDDILDLSKFEAGKMPIEKTLISYNDLVEEVISSMSLMAQKKGILIEFDKTNTLPDNIYSDPVRLRQILVNLLGNALKFSNKGPIKIRVQSDTIEGKIHIATEVQDFGIGISEEGQKQIFQAFGQADSSIIRKFGGTGLGLVLSRHFARALGGNLSLLQSKEGVGSTFLFTIVSEYDEKAVARAKHKANMTPAPVVTMQDFDGQTVKVLLAEDLPDNQLLMRRYLKSDNFQVTCAEDGFEAVKLALENNYDVVLMDVQMPGMDGLQATRKLRAQGYNKPIVALTAHALPEEIEKSLEAGCDAHLTKPINRSDLLRTIKAVIAKPEGPAQNAEPSQV; encoded by the coding sequence ATGAAAATGTCTCACGCTTACAATCAAGAACTTGTGGCCCTGTCGATCCTGATTGCGACAATCGGTGCTTACGTTGCTTTGAATATTGTTTTGCGCATTAAAGAGTCTTTGGAAAAAAGCAATCGTCTGTGGCTCTTAGCTGGAGCGATTGCCATGGGCCTTGGCATTTGGAGTATGCACTTTGTCGGAATGCTCGCGATGATCATGCCAGGGATCATCATTGGCTATGATCTAGGCTTGTCTATTCTTTCTTTAGGCGTCGCGATCGCGGCTTCACTGTTAGCGTTTTATCTTATCAGCAGATTGAAAGTTTCTTTGATCGGCCTGATCTTCGGCGGACTTTCAATGGCCGTCGCAATTTCCGGCATGCACTATATCGGTATGGCGTCGATGAGCATGCCAGCACAGATTGAGTGGAATTGGAACCTCGTCGCACTGTCTGTATTCATCGCAGCCTTCGCTTCGTTCGCGGCACTTGGCGTATCACTCCTTTTTCGCACGACGAAGCGAATTAACTTACTTCATATCTTTTCAAGTCTACTCATGGGCGTTGCCGTTTCAGGCATGCACTATGTCGGTATGGCTGCGGCAAACTTCGTTCACGACGGAGAGCACATTCCGAATCCTCAAGGAGTCGTACTAGGAACGCAAACCGTTGCCTATGTCGTTATCGGCACTACACTTGCTATCTTGCTCGTGGCATTGATTGCTTCTGTTTTTGGTCGAGTTCTTATCCGTCGCTCCAAAGAAGCCAGTGCCGCGATCAACAGTCGCGATATCTTATTAAAAGAAGCGCAAGAAATCGCACACCTTGGCAGTTGGGAAAGAATAATCAGCAGTCCGACTGTAAGTATGTCTGAAGAGATGTACAACATTTACGGCATCGATAAAACAGCCACGGTGACGTCAGACGATCTGCTAAGCCGCGCTAGCTCTTCGGATCGTGAAAAAATTCAAGCCACAATCAAAAGAGCCATTGAAAATAAAACCCCGTTCAGCTTCGAACACATCATTCGTCTTTCCGATGGGACATCAAAATATTTGCAAACACGTGGGCAAATCACCATAGACGAAAGCGATCAAGTTACAAAGATATACGGCACAACTCAAGACATCACCGATCTAAAAAATATTGAAAAAGAGCTTCTTCAAACTCAAGCCGAATTAGAAAGTCGTGTTCAAGAAAGAACGGCCGATCTGGAACAAGCACTCCTTCGCGAGAAAAAAGCAAAAGAGGTCGCCGAAGAAGCAACCAAAGCCAAGATGACCTTCTTAGCTAACATGAGCCATGAAATCCGCACACCTATGAATGCCATTTTGGGATTTGCTGAGCTACTTAGTTCTGAAAAGCTTACGGATGAACAACAGGAGTTCTTAGGACGAATTCAAGCAAACGGAACTTTGCTACTTAGAATCATCGATGACATTTTAGATTTATCAAAATTCGAAGCAGGCAAAATGCCAATTGAGAAAACTTTGATATCGTATAATGACTTAGTCGAAGAGGTCATCAGCTCCATGTCCCTGATGGCGCAGAAAAAAGGTATTCTGATAGAGTTCGATAAAACCAATACTCTACCTGATAACATTTATTCTGACCCTGTTAGATTACGACAAATCTTAGTAAATCTTCTTGGCAATGCATTGAAGTTTTCAAACAAAGGACCGATCAAAATCAGAGTTCAATCTGATACCATCGAAGGGAAAATTCATATTGCCACCGAAGTTCAAGATTTTGGTATCGGTATTTCTGAAGAAGGGCAAAAACAAATCTTTCAAGCTTTCGGTCAAGCCGACTCTTCGATCATCAGAAAATTCGGCGGGACGGGTTTGGGTTTAGTCTTATCACGCCACTTTGCTCGTGCCCTTGGCGGCAATCTGTCACTGTTACAAAGTAAAGAAGGTGTGGGCAGTACTTTCTTATTCACGATTGTTTCTGAATATGACGAAAAGGCCGTTGCAAGAGCTAAACACAAAGCGAACATGACTCCCGCTCCGGTCGTAACGATGCAGGATTTTGACGGACAAACGGTCAAAGTTCTTTTGGCTGAAGACCTTCCAGACAATCAATTGCTAATGCGTCGTTATCTTAAGTCTGACAATTTCCAAGTGACTTGCGCAGAAGATGGTTTTGAAGCCGTGAAATTAGCTCTGGAAAATAATTATGATGTGGTGCTGATGGACGTACAGATGCCGGGAATGGATGGACTGCAAGCGACACGAAAACTTCGTGCGCAAGGATATAACAAACCGATCGTGGCGCTGACGGCCCATGCCCTACCAGAAGAAATCGAAAAATCTTTAGAGGCCGGTTGCGACGCTCATCTAACGAAGCCTATCAATCGTTCAGATCTTTTACGCACGATCAAGGCTGTCATTGCAAAACCTGAAGGCCCAGCACAGAATGCTGAACCTTCTCAAGTCTAA
- a CDS encoding ABC transporter ATP-binding protein gives MTEPVFTARDLKKSYRMGEVEVAALKGINLELFAKEFVVLLGPSGSGKSTLLNILGGLDNPSSGKVRYQDHDLVSANPEQLTTYRKEHVGFVFQFFNLIPNLTAIENVQLATDLVENPMAPVEALALVGLSERKNHFPSQMSGGEQQRVAIARAIAKRPDVLLCDEPTGALDIKTGKLVLEAINRINHELGTLVVVITHNSAIAGLADRVIYLSDGTISEVRSNKHKISIDEVHW, from the coding sequence ATGACGGAACCGGTCTTCACAGCCAGAGACTTAAAGAAATCCTATAGGATGGGAGAAGTTGAAGTCGCGGCCCTGAAGGGAATTAATCTCGAGCTTTTCGCAAAAGAGTTCGTTGTTCTTTTAGGGCCTTCTGGAAGTGGAAAGTCCACGTTGCTCAATATTTTAGGCGGCCTTGATAATCCTTCCTCTGGGAAAGTCAGATATCAGGATCATGATTTGGTGTCGGCAAATCCAGAGCAGCTTACCACTTATCGAAAAGAACATGTCGGTTTCGTGTTCCAATTTTTTAATTTAATTCCAAACCTTACGGCGATTGAAAACGTACAGCTGGCAACGGATTTGGTAGAAAATCCGATGGCGCCGGTGGAGGCGCTTGCTTTGGTTGGCCTGAGCGAACGCAAAAATCATTTCCCTTCGCAAATGTCTGGTGGCGAGCAGCAACGTGTTGCAATTGCCAGGGCTATCGCTAAGAGACCTGATGTTTTGTTGTGTGATGAACCGACGGGTGCGCTCGATATCAAAACCGGGAAGCTTGTTCTGGAAGCAATTAATCGTATCAATCATGAATTAGGAACATTGGTCGTTGTGATCACACATAATTCTGCAATTGCAGGGTTGGCTGATCGAGTGATCTATCTGTCGGACGGTACAATTAGCGAGGTTCGAAGTAACAAACACAAGATTTCGATCGACGAGGTTCATTGGTGA
- a CDS encoding TIGR02147 family protein: protein MRQPDIFEFLNVHHFLQQMYAYRKFAEKNFSYQMWAEEMGIKDRSYLRQVVMGKRGVNAEMIERFLLNMKLNELEQQYFHILNEYSTTTTNELRDELGKKLIGLIKQKETL, encoded by the coding sequence ATGAGACAACCTGATATTTTTGAGTTCTTAAACGTTCATCATTTTTTGCAGCAAATGTATGCCTACCGCAAATTTGCTGAAAAAAATTTTTCCTATCAGATGTGGGCTGAAGAGATGGGAATTAAAGATCGCTCTTACCTGCGCCAAGTCGTGATGGGCAAACGTGGGGTGAATGCAGAGATGATTGAAAGATTTCTCTTGAACATGAAACTGAATGAACTTGAACAACAGTATTTTCATATTTTGAACGAATACTCGACCACAACCACGAATGAGTTGAGGGATGAGTTAGGAAAAAAATTGATTGGCTTAATTAAACAGAAAGAGACCCTTTAA
- a CDS encoding alkaline phosphatase family protein, producing the protein MTFKRILVSLIVTLHVLCVQAETGSHFKRVLFIIFENTDYETALQQPYFQKLTTQGALLQNMTGMVHPSQGNYLALLGGDFFGVRNDNPVDLDQTNLVDLLEQSGYSWKGYMENYPGNCFKGATSGRYARKHNPFISYTDISNNPTRCAKIQDYVAFKNDVARNSLPNFAILSPNLSDDGHDTGAAYAANWLQQNFDSLFNNANFLQDNLVIVTFDESAGHSGANHIYTVLLGSSVKPGAKSGQPMNQVSLLKTIEDEFGLGDLGRLDSKASALTDIWKQ; encoded by the coding sequence ATGACTTTTAAAAGAATTTTGGTTTCTCTCATCGTCACTCTTCACGTCCTCTGCGTTCAGGCCGAAACGGGCTCACACTTTAAGCGCGTACTGTTCATTATTTTTGAAAATACCGATTATGAAACGGCCTTGCAGCAACCTTATTTCCAAAAGCTCACAACCCAAGGGGCTTTGCTGCAAAATATGACGGGAATGGTTCATCCGTCTCAAGGAAATTACCTGGCACTTTTAGGCGGAGATTTTTTTGGGGTTCGCAATGACAACCCCGTGGACCTGGATCAAACCAATCTCGTGGATCTTCTAGAACAATCCGGATATTCCTGGAAGGGTTACATGGAGAACTATCCTGGCAATTGCTTCAAAGGTGCAACCAGCGGTCGTTACGCTAGAAAGCACAATCCTTTTATTAGCTACACGGATATCTCTAACAACCCCACTCGCTGTGCCAAGATTCAGGACTATGTCGCATTTAAAAACGACGTAGCTAGAAACTCCCTACCTAACTTCGCGATTCTTTCACCGAACTTGAGTGATGACGGCCATGATACAGGAGCTGCGTATGCGGCAAACTGGTTGCAACAGAATTTTGATTCTCTGTTCAACAACGCAAATTTTCTGCAAGACAATCTTGTTATCGTCACTTTCGACGAGTCCGCAGGACATTCCGGAGCCAACCATATCTACACGGTTCTTTTGGGAAGCTCTGTCAAACCAGGCGCAAAAAGTGGTCAGCCAATGAATCAAGTGAGTCTTCTTAAAACTATCGAAGATGAATTTGGATTGGGCGATCTGGGCCGCTTAGACTCTAAAGCCTCTGCTTTGACGGATATTTGGAAACAATAG
- a CDS encoding DUF4382 domain-containing protein, with the protein MKNPVSRIVFVAGMAVLGACSPQSATNSSSLNSASASSSQGAIDSSKQAAVSFKMVDAPNKDIKSVVVDIDHLEVLVAGASKTGRLLLAQGLGPVDLLKLQNGVSLPLQDIVAPDGLQIQQIRLILKESGHYIVKGDDSICELKTPSAQNTGVKIILTNKVQFEAGHQYNVTLDFDANKSVVLQGNGGCLLKPVLKLISVTKQEIPEGGGSDSGGSESGGGSGSSPEVTPSPTVEPSPEPTVEPSPSPTPEPPVEIITTPDGNDPSTGDGWDYTPVIDGQEPVVTESQLSTL; encoded by the coding sequence ATGAAGAACCCCGTGTCTAGAATAGTGTTCGTAGCAGGAATGGCCGTACTCGGCGCTTGCAGCCCACAGTCAGCGACCAATTCATCGTCCCTGAATTCTGCCTCGGCAAGCTCATCACAAGGAGCTATCGATAGCTCCAAACAAGCGGCGGTCAGTTTTAAAATGGTGGATGCTCCGAACAAAGACATCAAGTCCGTGGTCGTTGATATTGATCATCTTGAAGTTTTAGTCGCGGGTGCTAGTAAAACGGGTCGATTGTTATTGGCACAAGGACTTGGGCCGGTGGATCTTTTGAAGCTTCAAAATGGCGTCAGTCTGCCGCTTCAAGATATCGTTGCTCCGGATGGTTTGCAGATTCAGCAAATCCGTCTGATTTTAAAAGAGTCAGGACATTATATCGTTAAAGGCGATGATTCGATTTGTGAATTGAAAACACCAAGTGCGCAAAACACAGGTGTTAAAATTATTCTGACAAATAAAGTTCAATTCGAAGCCGGTCATCAATACAACGTCACTTTGGATTTTGATGCCAACAAGTCCGTTGTGTTGCAAGGAAATGGTGGCTGTCTGTTGAAGCCAGTTTTAAAATTGATTTCTGTGACGAAGCAGGAAATACCTGAAGGCGGTGGCTCTGATTCGGGTGGTTCTGAGTCTGGTGGTGGATCTGGGTCTTCTCCTGAAGTGACGCCATCGCCAACTGTAGAGCCGTCACCAGAACCTACGGTTGAACCTTCTCCGTCACCAACGCCAGAGCCTCCGGTAGAAATTATTACGACTCCAGATGGAAACGATCCTTCGACGGGTGATGGTTGGGACTATACTCCAGTGATCGATGGTCAAGAGCCAGTCGTTACTGAAAGTCAGTTATCGACACTTTAA
- a CDS encoding ABC transporter permease, with amino-acid sequence MTGLHRKLLGDLKTLRGQILMLAILIICGVSVLVSSWSSYQSLQRSKNTYYQQYHFADVFAELIRAPQSVLTNIRRLKGVEQVEARIIKDGLVEVPGQTEPALGRFVSWLGRHQSLNNIYLRQGRMPEASSIMEVIVHESFADAQHLKMGDRLRVLLGGQERTVVICGIGLSPEYVYALSPLAPLPDDKHFGVFWARHQDLESVTGMNGAFNSVQIKVSDADKTSATLEEIKRQVDRILESYGNIQSYDRTSQLSNTFVEDEIRQQRVMAILMPSIFMSVAMFILNVIFSRLISLHRGQIATLKSLGYSSWSLTFHYFQLVTFILVMGILPAIVVGAGIGQWYAGLYKEFFRFPTIDFSLSASAIGLAFLAGLIPGWIGAASALSRVFFLLPAESLRPPSPPPFQKGLFEKISGTRSLSVFSKMILRSLLFRPLRLILNVLGVAAALSILINGSFWTDVIDFMIERQFHEMRREDLSVRLLHPKKLGLLSDIKNIPGVIIVEGERNVPVLLRYRNSKKNISILGLDKSLQLTRVMDQRGRVIEPKEGGILLSRYFETQFQIQVGDLVSMKEQEGEQREFQAPVMGFVDDLIGQQAYALKADLHHWLREAPVVDTLLLKVDPSYVDKIYVALKEMPEVAVVSVRKLLLESFTRTVADMIVTFTIILYIFAAAIAGAVIYNSARISFSERAWELASLRILGYGTKNVFDLLFMDIGVQLLLALVPGLMFGYYLSFLSIHFIHNDTFKFPMVVNPVTYGLGVFVLLMIFFTSGIFLYRKIKNLDFAEALKARD; translated from the coding sequence GTGACAGGTTTACATCGAAAGCTGTTGGGAGATCTTAAAACTTTACGTGGTCAGATCTTGATGCTGGCGATTCTTATCATCTGTGGCGTTTCGGTTTTGGTTTCGTCATGGAGTTCTTATCAGTCTTTGCAACGATCAAAAAACACCTATTACCAACAATATCATTTTGCGGACGTATTTGCGGAGTTGATTCGAGCCCCACAATCCGTTCTTACAAATATTCGCCGACTTAAAGGCGTTGAACAAGTTGAAGCGCGAATTATTAAAGATGGTCTGGTGGAAGTTCCAGGACAGACTGAACCCGCCTTGGGCCGTTTCGTTTCTTGGCTGGGTCGCCATCAGTCTTTGAATAATATTTATCTACGCCAAGGCCGAATGCCTGAAGCCAGTTCGATAATGGAAGTAATTGTTCATGAATCATTCGCGGATGCACAACATTTAAAAATGGGAGATCGACTACGGGTTTTACTGGGAGGACAGGAAAGGACTGTTGTGATTTGTGGCATCGGTCTTTCACCAGAGTATGTTTACGCATTGAGCCCGCTTGCGCCCTTGCCAGATGATAAACATTTTGGAGTATTTTGGGCCCGGCATCAGGATCTGGAATCAGTCACTGGAATGAACGGCGCTTTTAACAGTGTTCAGATTAAAGTCAGTGATGCAGATAAAACAAGCGCGACCCTGGAAGAGATCAAGCGCCAGGTTGATCGGATTCTTGAGTCTTACGGAAACATACAGTCTTATGATCGCACTTCGCAGTTGAGTAATACTTTTGTTGAAGACGAAATTCGCCAGCAAAGGGTGATGGCGATTTTGATGCCATCCATTTTTATGTCCGTCGCCATGTTTATTCTGAACGTTATCTTTTCCAGACTTATTTCTCTTCATCGCGGACAGATAGCGACATTGAAATCATTAGGATACAGCAGTTGGTCTTTAACATTTCATTATTTCCAGCTTGTGACTTTTATTTTGGTGATGGGCATCTTGCCAGCCATTGTCGTTGGGGCAGGCATTGGTCAGTGGTATGCAGGGCTGTACAAAGAATTTTTTAGATTTCCGACGATTGATTTTTCTCTTTCGGCGAGTGCCATTGGGCTGGCATTTCTGGCTGGGTTAATCCCAGGATGGATAGGAGCGGCTAGCGCTCTATCACGTGTTTTCTTTCTTTTGCCGGCAGAATCCCTAAGGCCTCCAAGTCCGCCACCTTTTCAGAAAGGACTCTTTGAAAAAATCAGCGGAACACGATCTTTAAGTGTGTTTTCAAAAATGATTTTACGATCGCTGTTGTTTCGTCCTTTGCGTCTGATTTTGAATGTGCTCGGCGTTGCAGCGGCATTATCAATTTTAATCAATGGCTCTTTCTGGACTGATGTCATTGATTTTATGATTGAACGTCAGTTCCATGAAATGCGACGTGAAGATCTGTCTGTTCGCTTGCTTCACCCAAAGAAGTTGGGACTTTTATCCGACATTAAAAATATTCCTGGAGTGATAATTGTTGAGGGTGAAAGGAATGTGCCGGTCTTGCTAAGGTACAGGAACTCTAAAAAAAATATTTCTATTCTTGGGTTGGATAAGTCGCTGCAACTCACTCGTGTTATGGATCAAAGGGGACGAGTGATTGAGCCGAAAGAAGGCGGTATTTTGTTAAGTCGTTACTTTGAGACCCAGTTTCAAATTCAAGTCGGAGATCTTGTTAGTATGAAAGAGCAAGAGGGCGAACAACGTGAGTTTCAGGCTCCGGTGATGGGGTTTGTTGATGATTTGATTGGGCAGCAGGCCTATGCGTTGAAGGCGGATCTGCATCACTGGCTGAGAGAAGCACCGGTAGTCGATACGTTGCTGCTTAAGGTGGATCCCTCTTATGTCGACAAAATCTATGTTGCGTTAAAGGAAATGCCGGAAGTTGCTGTGGTCAGTGTACGTAAACTGTTACTTGAAAGCTTTACCAGAACCGTTGCCGACATGATCGTAACGTTTACGATTATTTTATATATATTTGCGGCAGCCATTGCCGGAGCCGTGATTTATAACTCGGCCCGGATTAGTTTTTCCGAAAGAGCTTGGGAATTGGCAAGTCTAAGAATTTTGGGTTATGGCACAAAGAATGTTTTTGATTTGTTATTTATGGATATTGGAGTGCAACTGTTATTAGCTTTAGTTCCTGGATTGATGTTCGGATATTATCTTTCTTTTTTAAGCATACATTTTATTCACAACGACACTTTCAAATTTCCGATGGTTGTGAATCCTGTAACTTATGGGTTGGGGGTCTTTGTTTTGCTTATGATTTTTTTTACCAGCGGAATTTTCTTATACAGGAAAATAAAAAATCTGGATTTTGCCGAAGCACTTAAGGCGAGGGACTGA
- a CDS encoding efflux RND transporter periplasmic adaptor subunit translates to MKKIFYGLLGLVLLVVAYVLMTPKKVSVETFKIERGPFQETFSSDGKVHTRDKKIVYAFANGSIDNLDITLGQLVNKGKVVGMLDWDKDRPIKIPIDGVISKIFRDSAGPVTRGEPLFEVSNLATLEVTADVLTPDVVRLSENGEARIQNWGGAEDLEAKIMQISRAGVVKTSALGVEEERTEVRMEFIKVPEELKIKFGDNYHVDVLFVVSREANALSVPLGALFKDRDQWAVYVFKDDKAKLRDVKISKRNDRFAMVTDGLYENDEVILFPGDKIHDGTKVKRTNVVR, encoded by the coding sequence ATGAAAAAAATCTTTTATGGTCTTTTGGGTCTGGTGCTTCTTGTTGTCGCCTACGTGCTGATGACTCCCAAAAAGGTATCTGTTGAAACTTTTAAGATCGAACGAGGCCCTTTCCAGGAAACATTCTCGTCTGATGGCAAGGTGCATACTCGCGATAAGAAAATCGTTTATGCATTTGCAAATGGCAGTATTGACAATCTTGACATCACACTTGGCCAGCTTGTTAACAAAGGAAAAGTAGTTGGCATGTTGGATTGGGATAAAGACCGTCCTATTAAAATTCCAATAGACGGAGTGATATCAAAGATTTTCCGAGACTCTGCAGGGCCTGTCACGCGAGGTGAGCCCTTGTTTGAAGTTTCGAATCTTGCGACGCTTGAAGTGACGGCAGATGTGCTGACTCCAGATGTTGTGCGGTTAAGTGAAAACGGGGAGGCGAGGATACAAAACTGGGGTGGAGCCGAAGATCTCGAAGCAAAAATTATGCAAATAAGTAGAGCCGGCGTCGTGAAAACCTCTGCCCTTGGCGTAGAAGAGGAACGGACCGAAGTCAGAATGGAATTCATAAAGGTCCCAGAAGAACTTAAAATTAAATTCGGCGATAATTATCATGTGGATGTCCTTTTCGTAGTTTCCCGTGAAGCCAACGCACTCAGCGTTCCGTTGGGGGCATTGTTCAAGGATCGAGATCAATGGGCTGTGTACGTATTTAAAGATGACAAAGCAAAATTAAGAGACGTCAAAATAAGTAAGCGCAACGATCGCTTCGCAATGGTCACCGATGGGCTTTACGAAAACGACGAGGTCATCCTTTTTCCCGGAGACAAAATACACGACGGTACAAAAGTAAAAAGGACCAATGTCGTCCGTTGA
- a CDS encoding DUF6635 family protein produces the protein MKKNEVTVFIDRHFTLNEVVAIQKKSLLADLIFYPLNALWSVPYLAVKKTIETFDKLGWSQANGLIKKVPSAFKTRYQKTTEKILLEDFLKDSQSEIFASLNSKLDLHALFSKAEVEQLNKKVSDLYKEEIDKFSSAQVLTTDLIATLLTLVAGKLFFHNSSLGITGMGSKIARKVANEDAADRFFLGKRMGSTFYNIFPVAPTNTQIYVATFGIGLMLTVLSISVAVFSDPIRKSLGVQDSKLKGLLNSLEQNLYMIFKNEIKAKIVVRKSSKE, from the coding sequence ATGAAGAAAAATGAAGTGACGGTTTTTATCGACCGTCACTTTACTCTTAATGAAGTTGTGGCGATTCAAAAGAAATCTCTGCTGGCGGATCTTATCTTTTATCCCTTAAATGCTTTATGGTCTGTGCCTTATTTGGCGGTTAAAAAGACCATAGAGACCTTTGATAAACTAGGGTGGAGTCAAGCCAACGGCTTAATAAAGAAAGTCCCATCAGCTTTTAAAACGCGATATCAAAAGACCACCGAAAAAATATTGCTCGAAGATTTTCTGAAAGATTCACAGAGCGAAATTTTCGCTTCTTTGAATTCAAAGTTAGATCTACATGCGCTATTTTCAAAAGCGGAAGTAGAGCAGCTTAATAAAAAAGTTTCCGATCTTTATAAAGAAGAGATAGATAAGTTTTCTTCGGCCCAAGTGCTGACGACCGATCTGATTGCGACTTTGTTGACCTTGGTGGCGGGAAAATTGTTCTTCCATAATAGCTCCCTCGGGATCACGGGAATGGGCTCTAAAATCGCGCGCAAAGTTGCGAACGAAGATGCAGCCGACCGATTTTTTCTAGGAAAAAGAATGGGTTCGACGTTCTATAATATTTTTCCGGTCGCGCCGACAAATACGCAAATTTATGTAGCCACGTTTGGCATCGGACTGATGTTGACTGTATTAAGCATCTCAGTCGCGGTCTTTAGCGATCCGATCCGAAAATCTTTGGGCGTTCAAGATTCTAAGCTGAAGGGTTTGCTGAATTCGCTCGAACAAAATTTATATATGATCTTTAAGAATGAAATTAAGGCGAAGATAGTGGTACGCAAGAGCTCAAAGGAATAA